The sequence below is a genomic window from Synechococcus sp. PCC 7335.
ATCCGGCTGTCTCTTTTCTAAGAAGGCTTGTTTCCCTTCAGCACCTTCTTCACTGAGGTAGTAGAGCAGAGTTGCATTTCCCGCCAGCTCTTGCAGTCCTGCCTGTCCATCGCAGTCAGCGTTGAATGCCGACTTTAGGCATCGAATAGCAATGGGACTTTTCTGCAGAATCTCTTGTGCCCACTTGATGCCTTCACTCTCTAGCTGGTTGATTGGCACCACAGTATTAACTAGACCCATATCCAAGGCCTGCTGGGCATCATACTGACGACAAAGAAACCAGATTTCACGTGCCTTTTTTTGCCCAACGACTCTGGCCAGATAGCTAGCGCCAAACCCACCATCAAAGCTGCCCACCTTTGGTCCAGTCTGGCCAAAAATGGCATTATCAGCTGCGATACTGAGGTCACAGACCAAATGTAGTACATGTCCACCACCGATGGCGTAGCCTGCAACTAGCGCAATGACAACCTTAGGCATAGAGCGAATCAGCTTTTGTAGGTCGAGGACGTTGAGCCTAGGGATACCATCTTCTCCGACGTAGCCTGCCTTTCTACGAACGCTTTGATCGCCGCCAGAACAGAAGGCGTATTTACCATCAGTGTGTGGTCCCATCCCAGTCAACAAAACGACGCCGATAGTCGTATCTTCTCTTGCGTCATGAAAGGCATCGTACATTTCAAAGACTGTTTTGGGGCGGAAGGCGTTGCGTTTGTGGGGGCGATTGATAGTGATTTTCGCCATGCCATCAGCTTTGTGGTACAGAATATCTTCGTATGTCCCGATCGGTTTCCAGGAGACAGAATGCGAGTCGTGAGCTGGGCTGGGCGTGGGTCCAGGCATGAGTAAGTGTCCAAATGAATAGTAACGTTAAGAACCTATGAGCTATGCGATCAAAATATAAGCTGCTAGCGGAAAATAAAGGGCACAGTCCCGAAGAAAGTTTGGCTGCCAGTTGGAGTTAGTGGTCCAGGCTTTCGTTGGTGCTCTTATCGCTCTCCTAATGAAACAGGCAAAGATATTCAATGGCTTATTACTGGTTCAAAGCGTTTCATCTTGTTGGTGTGGTGGTTTGGTTTGCAGGTTTGTTTTACCTGGTGCGCCTATTTATCTACCATGTGGAAGCAGAAGAAGAGCCAGAACCTGCTCGTAGCATTTTGAAAAAGCAGTACGAGATTATGGAGACTCGGCTGCTGAAGATCATTACAACGCCGGGTATGCTGCTGACACTAGCAATGGCGGGAGGACTACTATGGCAGCGTCCAGATGTCCTGCACGAGGGCTGGATGCACGCTAAGTTGGGATTTGTGGTGCTGTTAGCCGCCTATCACATGTACTGCGCCAGGCTTCGTAAACAGCTAGCGGCTGGTGAATGTGGTTGGGGCCCGAAGCAGCTGCGAGCGCTCAACGAAGCCCCTACGCTGCTGCTAGTAACGATAGTGATGTTAGTCGTTTTTCAAAACAGCTTTCCGACGAATGCGACAACATGGCTGATAGCAGGGTTAATTTTATCGTTCGTGATCACGATTCAGTTGTATGCCCGAAAGCGTAGATTAGACAAGGAGCGCGAAGTGGCTGAGCTAGCTGTTTCTGAGCAGATGTCGTGAACAGAGTTGAAAAGATAGCGTCGGAAAAACTGAGGAGTTTTCTGCAAAAAAGCGGTCTTCTAGCCTGATTGCACCCCATACTGCAGAGTGAATGTCCTTCGATATCCCAAAATATATCGGAAGATACAGTTAGGTTTTGTTGAATTCGTTAACATGTGTTTACATTGCTTAAAGATGTTGGTGCTAATGCTCCAAATCTTGAGGCGAAGGAAATAGCTAATTGAGGAAACGAACAATGGAAAATTCACCTACTACAAACGAACCAGCTAAGTTAGGATTCACGGAATTTGCTGAGACCTGGAACGGTCGA
It includes:
- the hemJ gene encoding protoporphyrinogen oxidase HemJ, giving the protein MAYYWFKAFHLVGVVVWFAGLFYLVRLFIYHVEAEEEPEPARSILKKQYEIMETRLLKIITTPGMLLTLAMAGGLLWQRPDVLHEGWMHAKLGFVVLLAAYHMYCARLRKQLAAGECGWGPKQLRALNEAPTLLLVTIVMLVVFQNSFPTNATTWLIAGLILSFVITIQLYARKRRLDKEREVAELAVSEQMS
- the menB gene encoding 1,4-dihydroxy-2-naphthoyl-CoA synthase — its product is MPGPTPSPAHDSHSVSWKPIGTYEDILYHKADGMAKITINRPHKRNAFRPKTVFEMYDAFHDAREDTTIGVVLLTGMGPHTDGKYAFCSGGDQSVRRKAGYVGEDGIPRLNVLDLQKLIRSMPKVVIALVAGYAIGGGHVLHLVCDLSIAADNAIFGQTGPKVGSFDGGFGASYLARVVGQKKAREIWFLCRQYDAQQALDMGLVNTVVPINQLESEGIKWAQEILQKSPIAIRCLKSAFNADCDGQAGLQELAGNATLLYYLSEEGAEGKQAFLEKRQPDFKKFPWLP